From the genome of Clostridium sp. BNL1100, one region includes:
- the aspS gene encoding aspartate--tRNA ligase, which yields MGESIHGLKRSHKCTELSSSNIGEKVTVMGWVQKQRNLGSLVFIDLRDRTGIVQLVFTDKDGEMFDKAKSIRSEFVIATVGTVAARSPEAVNKKMATGEIEIIASELRILSSSETPPMYIEENSEVNEQTRLKYRFLDLRRPDMQRNLILRHRVAKVARDYYDENGFLEIETPILIKSTPEGARDYLVPSRVHPGKFFALPQSPQLYKQLLMVSGYDRYFQIAKCFRDEDLRADRQPEFTQIDIEMSFVNVDDVLTVNEGFVKKAFKEALNIDVETPFIRMPYAEAMERFGSDKPDTRFGMELINMSDMVANCGFKVFTDAVSMGGSVRAINAKGCAKFSRKEIDALVEVVKTYKAKGMAWISISQENEIKSSFAKFMSEDEMKAILDRAQAEAGDLICFVADKNNVVFDALGQLRLEIARKLDILNPDEFKFLWVTEFPLFEYDEEEQRWAAKHHPFTSPMDEDLEYLDTDPGRVRAKAYDMVLNGVELGGGSIRIHIQELQSKMFKMLGFSEEDANRKFGFLLEAFKYGTPPHGGMAFGLDRLVMLMAKRNSIRDVIAFPKVQNASCPMSNAPDVVDEKQMEELHINITKE from the coding sequence ATGGGAGAATCAATACATGGCTTGAAAAGAAGTCATAAATGCACAGAACTGAGCAGTTCAAATATAGGCGAGAAAGTAACGGTAATGGGCTGGGTTCAAAAACAAAGAAATCTGGGAAGCTTAGTTTTTATTGATTTAAGAGACAGAACCGGAATTGTACAGCTTGTTTTTACGGATAAAGACGGAGAAATGTTTGACAAGGCTAAATCAATAAGAAGCGAGTTTGTAATAGCAACCGTAGGAACTGTTGCGGCCCGTTCCCCAGAGGCAGTAAACAAAAAGATGGCCACAGGAGAAATTGAGATTATTGCCAGTGAGTTGAGAATACTCAGCAGTTCTGAAACACCGCCTATGTATATAGAGGAGAATTCAGAGGTTAATGAACAAACACGTCTTAAATACAGATTTTTGGACTTAAGAAGACCTGATATGCAAAGGAATCTTATACTCAGACACAGAGTTGCAAAAGTGGCAAGAGACTATTACGATGAAAACGGATTTCTGGAAATTGAAACTCCTATATTGATAAAGAGTACACCCGAAGGTGCAAGAGATTATCTTGTTCCCAGCAGAGTTCACCCCGGAAAGTTTTTCGCATTACCTCAGTCCCCACAGTTATACAAACAGTTATTAATGGTATCAGGCTATGACAGATATTTCCAGATTGCTAAATGTTTCAGGGATGAAGATTTGAGAGCTGACAGACAGCCTGAATTCACTCAGATAGACATTGAAATGTCATTCGTGAATGTTGATGATGTTCTTACGGTAAATGAAGGATTTGTAAAGAAAGCCTTTAAGGAAGCTTTGAATATAGATGTTGAAACTCCGTTTATAAGAATGCCTTATGCGGAAGCTATGGAGAGGTTTGGTTCGGATAAGCCGGATACCCGTTTCGGAATGGAACTGATAAATATGTCAGACATGGTTGCAAATTGCGGTTTTAAGGTGTTTACCGACGCGGTTTCCATGGGTGGCAGTGTTAGAGCGATAAATGCAAAGGGCTGTGCAAAATTTAGCAGAAAAGAAATAGATGCATTGGTAGAAGTAGTTAAGACATACAAGGCAAAAGGAATGGCATGGATTTCCATTAGTCAGGAAAACGAGATAAAATCCTCATTTGCCAAGTTTATGTCAGAGGATGAAATGAAGGCTATCCTAGACAGGGCTCAAGCTGAGGCTGGAGACTTGATATGTTTTGTAGCTGATAAGAACAATGTGGTTTTTGATGCACTGGGTCAGTTGAGACTTGAAATTGCAAGAAAACTCGATATTTTGAATCCGGATGAATTCAAGTTCCTGTGGGTTACTGAATTCCCGCTTTTCGAGTATGACGAGGAAGAACAGAGATGGGCTGCAAAACACCATCCTTTTACCAGTCCAATGGATGAAGACCTAGAATATTTGGATACAGACCCGGGGAGAGTACGTGCAAAGGCTTATGACATGGTTTTAAACGGTGTTGAGCTTGGTGGAGGAAGTATCAGAATTCATATACAGGAATTACAATCCAAGATGTTTAAAATGCTTGGTTTTTCAGAAGAGGACGCTAACAGGAAGTTTGGTTTCCTTCTGGAGGCATTTAAGTACGGAACCCCGCCTCACGGTGGAATGGCATTTGGTCTTGACAGGCTAGTAATGCTTATGGCAAAGAGAAACAGCATCAGAGACGTAATAGCTTTTCCGAAGGTACAAAATGCATCATGTCCTATGTCAAATGCACCAGACGTTGTTGATGAAAAACAGATGGAAGAATTGCATATAAATATAACAAAAGAATAA
- the hisS gene encoding histidine--tRNA ligase, which yields MAKEVITPSILPGFMELLPVDQIVFNNMLDTIKKTYEKYGFIPLDTPMIEKSEVLLAKSGGETEKQVYRFNKGDNDLSLRFDLTVPLARYVSQHFGDLTFPFKRYHIGKVFRGEKPQKGRFREFYQCDIDIIGNESLSVINDAEILSVIYSTFKALGFDDFTIRINNRKVLNGFFEGLQVSDKTEVIRTIDKLEKIGNEGVLKELEDIGLSKEKSQRVLEFVGTKGSCRDIIKHLREMNVQNEMFNEGIDELELVVNYIDSFKVPSANYTIDLTIARGLDYYTGTVYETVLNQYPSIGSVCSGGRYDNLAQNYTTKKLPGVGISIGFSRLFYQLREAGILGEMKRATPSKILVIPMNGTMGNALEIATKIRDEGVSAEIYFNEGKIGKKFSYADKLGIPYVIVVGEDEVKSGIYKLKDMATGEQADLTVEQIIEKLKAQDNI from the coding sequence TATACCTCTTGATACACCGATGATTGAGAAGTCGGAAGTTTTGCTGGCAAAAAGCGGCGGTGAAACAGAAAAGCAGGTATACAGGTTTAATAAGGGAGATAACGATTTATCCTTGAGATTTGACCTTACGGTTCCGCTTGCCAGATATGTGTCACAGCATTTTGGTGATTTGACATTTCCCTTCAAAAGGTATCATATCGGCAAGGTTTTCAGAGGTGAGAAACCACAAAAGGGCAGATTCAGAGAGTTTTATCAATGCGATATAGATATTATAGGAAATGAAAGTCTCAGCGTAATTAATGATGCTGAAATATTAAGCGTTATATATTCAACTTTTAAAGCACTTGGATTTGATGATTTTACTATCAGGATAAATAACAGAAAGGTACTTAACGGATTTTTTGAGGGACTTCAGGTATCAGACAAAACTGAAGTCATACGAACCATAGATAAGCTTGAAAAGATAGGCAATGAAGGGGTTTTAAAGGAGCTTGAAGACATAGGACTATCCAAGGAAAAGTCTCAAAGAGTTTTGGAATTTGTGGGCACCAAGGGCAGCTGCAGGGACATAATAAAACATCTTAGAGAAATGAATGTTCAGAATGAAATGTTTAATGAAGGTATAGACGAACTGGAATTAGTGGTTAATTACATAGATTCCTTCAAGGTACCTTCAGCTAATTATACCATAGACCTTACTATTGCAAGGGGATTGGATTATTATACGGGTACTGTTTACGAAACTGTTCTTAACCAGTATCCGTCTATAGGCAGTGTATGTTCAGGCGGAAGGTATGACAATCTTGCTCAAAATTATACAACAAAGAAATTGCCGGGTGTAGGTATTTCCATAGGTTTTTCAAGGCTGTTTTATCAGCTGAGGGAAGCAGGAATCCTTGGGGAAATGAAAAGAGCCACGCCTTCAAAGATACTTGTAATACCAATGAACGGAACAATGGGAAATGCTTTGGAAATAGCAACAAAAATAAGGGATGAAGGCGTGTCTGCTGAAATATACTTTAACGAAGGAAAAATAGGAAAGAAGTTTTCATATGCCGATAAACTGGGTATACCTTATGTAATAGTTGTTGGTGAAGATGAGGTTAAATCGGGTATTTATAAGTTAAAGGACATGGCAACAGGGGAACAGGCTGATTTGACTGTTGAACAGATTATTGAAAAACTAAAAGCACAGGATAACATATAA